One part of the Sorangiineae bacterium MSr11954 genome encodes these proteins:
- a CDS encoding winged helix DNA-binding domain-containing protein has product MPKVLGPRALNRALLARQFLLKRQDRSAESTLEHLVGLQAQAPMPPYFGLWTRLNDFEHGALSRLLLERQAVRIALMRGTVHLVTARDSLRLRRPLQAAIERGLYSTPGGKALMGIDAAAVAAAARIVLEERPRTNAELGPLLAARWPDYPAEELVRLTRCMLPLVQVPPRGIWGASGQATSTTLEHWLGAPFNEDATIDDLVLRYVAAFGPASVQDAQKWSGLTRLGAAFERLRPQLCTFEGDDGRELFDVPDAPRPSPNIAAPARFLPDFDNVLLSHANREHILSEEHRARVFTINGLIRATILVDGRVAGLWQIDEHKDTATLTIEPFAPLAKRDIAALTAEGKRLLRFAAEERPHRGVRFTSPKAAKGRRAAPPKTK; this is encoded by the coding sequence ATGCCCAAGGTCCTCGGCCCCCGCGCCCTGAACCGCGCCCTGCTCGCGCGTCAATTTCTCCTGAAACGGCAGGATCGCTCCGCCGAATCCACCCTCGAGCACCTCGTGGGCCTGCAGGCGCAAGCGCCCATGCCGCCCTATTTCGGCTTGTGGACCCGCCTGAACGACTTCGAGCACGGCGCTCTCTCCCGCCTGCTCCTCGAGCGCCAGGCCGTGCGCATCGCGCTCATGCGCGGGACCGTGCACCTGGTGACCGCGCGCGACAGCCTTCGACTCCGCCGGCCGTTGCAAGCCGCCATCGAACGCGGTCTCTATTCCACGCCGGGCGGCAAGGCGCTGATGGGCATCGACGCGGCAGCCGTCGCCGCCGCCGCGCGCATCGTGCTCGAGGAGCGCCCTCGAACCAACGCGGAGCTGGGCCCTCTGCTCGCCGCGCGATGGCCGGACTACCCGGCCGAGGAGCTGGTCCGCTTGACCCGGTGCATGCTGCCGCTGGTGCAGGTGCCGCCGCGGGGCATCTGGGGGGCGAGCGGTCAAGCCACCTCGACCACCCTCGAGCACTGGCTCGGGGCGCCCTTCAACGAGGACGCAACCATCGACGATCTGGTCCTCCGCTACGTGGCGGCGTTCGGACCGGCCAGCGTTCAGGACGCGCAAAAGTGGTCCGGCTTGACCCGTCTGGGCGCCGCCTTCGAGCGGCTTCGTCCGCAGCTCTGCACCTTCGAAGGGGACGACGGGCGCGAGCTGTTCGATGTGCCCGACGCCCCGCGCCCCAGCCCCAACATCGCCGCGCCCGCGCGCTTTCTCCCCGACTTCGACAACGTGCTCCTCTCGCACGCCAACCGCGAGCATATTCTGTCGGAGGAGCACCGCGCGCGCGTCTTCACCATCAACGGCTTGATCCGGGCGACCATCCTGGTCGACGGGCGGGTCGCGGGACTTTGGCAAATCGACGAGCACAAAGATACCGCGACCCTGACGATCGAACCCTTCGCGCCGCTGGCGAAGAGAGACATCGCCGCCCTGACCGCCGAAGGCAAACGCCTCTTACGCTTCGCGGCCGAGGAGCGCCCCCACCGCGGGGTTCGATTCACGAGCCCCAAGGCGGCGAAGGGGCGACGGGCTGCGCCGCCCAAAACGAAATAG
- a CDS encoding glycoside hydrolase family 28 protein, with protein sequence MSRFTSRRMFLGASSAVLGGAALSGAGTLVVPRIARAESSPWDMVPQILGRISPPVFPNRTFDVRHYGATGDGKTDCTKAFRDAIVACSAAGGGRVLVPGKGTYRTGPIRLSSKVELHVAAGATIRFRTDAASYLPTVFTRWQGIECYNYSPFIYAFGQSNIAITGPGTIDGNAQEGPWFDFDPKRGPDWDRLQQMAVDGVPVSERQFGDGHFLKPNMIQLYRCRNIAIAGVTIRNPAMWAIHPVLCTNVTVRGVRVYSRGAMVDGCDPESCANVHITGCSFDTGDDGTVIKSGRDIDGRRIGVPSEDIVIEDCDYYGRWGAITIGSEMSGGVRNVFAQDCRIHAGSSYHSFHALYIKTNQRRGGVVDGIYVRRISGGPVDRGVLFVDMKYSLTGPGAGDVVYPTVRNIRVEEMTIDDSPYAVRVVGLPQSPLDGLHVARSSFTHIDQPAPDIRDARNVVFDRVTINGDPVEGFDDGGT encoded by the coding sequence ATGAGCCGCTTCACCTCGCGCCGGATGTTTCTCGGGGCGAGCAGCGCGGTGCTGGGGGGCGCCGCGCTCTCGGGTGCGGGGACGCTGGTGGTCCCGCGGATCGCGCGCGCGGAGTCCTCGCCATGGGACATGGTCCCGCAGATCCTCGGGCGCATTTCGCCGCCGGTGTTTCCGAATCGCACGTTCGACGTTCGCCATTACGGCGCGACGGGCGACGGCAAAACGGATTGTACGAAGGCGTTCCGCGATGCCATCGTCGCGTGCAGCGCGGCAGGCGGCGGGCGAGTGCTGGTGCCGGGGAAGGGGACGTACCGCACGGGCCCGATTCGCTTGTCGTCCAAGGTGGAGCTGCACGTGGCCGCGGGGGCCACGATTCGGTTTCGCACGGACGCGGCCTCCTACCTTCCGACGGTGTTCACGCGCTGGCAGGGGATCGAGTGCTACAACTATTCGCCGTTCATCTACGCGTTTGGCCAGAGCAACATCGCCATCACCGGGCCCGGGACCATCGACGGCAACGCGCAGGAGGGGCCCTGGTTCGACTTCGATCCGAAGCGGGGGCCCGATTGGGATCGGCTGCAGCAGATGGCGGTCGACGGTGTTCCCGTCTCCGAGCGGCAGTTCGGTGATGGGCATTTTCTAAAGCCGAATATGATTCAGCTCTATCGGTGCCGGAACATCGCGATCGCCGGCGTGACCATTCGCAACCCGGCCATGTGGGCGATTCACCCGGTCTTGTGCACCAACGTGACCGTGCGCGGTGTGCGGGTCTACAGCCGCGGCGCCATGGTCGACGGCTGCGATCCCGAGAGCTGCGCGAACGTGCACATCACGGGATGCAGCTTCGATACGGGCGACGACGGGACGGTCATCAAATCCGGGCGCGATATCGATGGGCGGCGAATCGGTGTGCCCAGCGAGGACATCGTCATCGAGGATTGCGACTATTACGGGCGATGGGGCGCCATCACCATCGGGAGCGAAATGTCGGGGGGCGTGCGGAACGTGTTCGCGCAGGATTGCCGGATCCACGCGGGCAGCTCGTACCATTCGTTTCACGCGCTCTACATCAAGACGAACCAGCGTCGCGGCGGCGTGGTCGACGGCATTTACGTGCGGCGGATCTCCGGCGGGCCCGTGGATCGCGGGGTCCTCTTCGTCGATATGAAATACAGCCTGACCGGGCCTGGCGCGGGCGACGTCGTCTATCCGACGGTGCGCAACATCCGCGTGGAGGAGATGACCATCGACGACTCGCCCTATGCGGTGCGCGTGGTGGGGCTGCCGCAGAGTCCTCTCGATGGGCTCCACGTCGCGCGCAGTTCGTTCACGCACATCGACCAACCGGCTCCAGACATTCGCGACGCGCGAAACGTGGTGTTCGACCGCGTGACCATCAACGGCGATCCGGTCGAAGGCTTCGACGACGGCGGCACGTAA
- a CDS encoding DUF2277 domain-containing protein, producing the protein MCRNIRVLLNFEPPTTDEEVRAAALQYVRKVSGTRKPSKANEALFEQAVEDVARVTRALVREMETHSPPRTREGEAAKAKARGAKRYGARVA; encoded by the coding sequence ATGTGTCGCAACATTCGCGTTCTCCTCAACTTCGAGCCGCCGACCACGGACGAAGAGGTTCGGGCTGCTGCCCTCCAATACGTGCGCAAAGTGAGCGGTACGCGCAAGCCGTCGAAGGCCAACGAAGCGCTCTTCGAGCAAGCCGTCGAAGACGTGGCGCGGGTGACGCGCGCGCTCGTGCGCGAAATGGAGACGCATTCGCCGCCGCGTACCCGCGAGGGGGAAGCTGCCAAGGCGAAGGCGCGCGGAGCCAAGCGCTACGGGGCGCGGGTCGCCTGA
- a CDS encoding NAD-dependent epimerase/dehydratase family protein: MTRERPLHVILGAGQIGSLLATALLEQGHRVRLVRKGPAGQALPNLEHESGDITDLAFAERATRGASVVYDCMNPPYHRWPELLLPIAKGALHGAARAGAKLIALDCLYMYGRPTGPMDEDTPMNPCSKKGALRVELANMRLAAHARGEVRVAIGRASDFFGPNLPYSAWSARFFERVYAGKPAECLGNPDMPHSYTYAPDIARALVTLGERDDALGRAWHLPTSRAESTRALARRIGRALDRDVNVVRVPKIALRAMGVFVPFLREAVEMTYQWEVPFVLDDTRFRTTFGVGPTPIDDAVDDTAAWARRQFS, translated from the coding sequence ATGACTCGCGAACGTCCCCTTCACGTCATTCTCGGCGCCGGGCAAATTGGCTCGCTCCTCGCCACCGCGCTTCTCGAGCAGGGGCACCGCGTCCGGCTCGTTCGAAAAGGCCCGGCCGGCCAGGCGCTCCCCAACCTCGAGCACGAAAGCGGCGACATCACGGATCTCGCGTTCGCCGAGCGCGCGACGCGCGGCGCCAGCGTCGTCTACGACTGCATGAACCCGCCGTATCATCGGTGGCCCGAGCTCCTGCTCCCCATCGCCAAGGGCGCGCTTCACGGCGCCGCCCGCGCGGGCGCCAAGCTGATCGCGCTCGATTGCCTCTACATGTACGGCCGCCCGACGGGGCCGATGGACGAGGACACACCGATGAACCCCTGCAGCAAAAAGGGCGCGCTGCGCGTCGAGCTCGCGAACATGCGGCTCGCGGCACACGCGCGCGGCGAGGTGCGCGTCGCCATCGGACGCGCGAGCGACTTCTTCGGCCCGAACCTCCCCTACTCGGCGTGGAGCGCCCGTTTCTTCGAGCGCGTCTACGCCGGCAAGCCCGCCGAGTGCCTGGGCAATCCCGATATGCCGCACTCCTATACCTACGCGCCCGACATCGCGCGCGCCCTCGTCACCCTCGGCGAACGCGATGACGCGCTGGGCCGCGCCTGGCATCTTCCCACCAGCCGCGCAGAGAGTACGCGCGCGCTCGCACGCCGCATCGGCCGCGCCCTCGATCGCGACGTCAACGTCGTGCGCGTCCCCAAGATCGCGCTGCGCGCCATGGGCGTCTTCGTCCCCTTCCTCCGCGAGGCCGTCGAGATGACGTACCAGTGGGAGGTCCCCTTCGTGCTCGACGACACCCGCTTTCGCACCACCTTCGGCGTCGGGCCGACCCCCATCGACGATGCCGTGGACGACACCGCCGCTTGGGCGCGGCGGCAGTTCTCGTAA
- a CDS encoding class I SAM-dependent methyltransferase, whose product MVLPIVGTRSRDMPTLDTKAGAAVYSRAALSVYDFWVLGFSNRFVWRCSADRQLAFFREHAGQRHLDVGVGTGYYPAHAGWSSDRTITFLDLNRNSLEAAARRVQPVSAILREADVMQPLSFSAGVEFDSISLFFLLHCLPGRMADKARAIANLAPLVAKDGVLYGSTILGPSAEHNAFGRLLLKVYNDKGIFGNASDTRQELEDALRASFDDVVVRQEGVVALFTARKPRRMVRE is encoded by the coding sequence TTGGTTCTGCCGATTGTCGGCACTAGGAGTCGAGACATGCCAACTCTGGATACGAAGGCGGGCGCTGCGGTGTACTCGCGCGCGGCGTTGAGTGTTTACGATTTTTGGGTGCTCGGATTTTCGAATCGGTTCGTGTGGCGATGTTCCGCCGACAGGCAGCTCGCGTTCTTTCGCGAGCACGCAGGGCAGCGGCATCTCGATGTTGGAGTAGGAACGGGGTATTACCCTGCCCACGCAGGTTGGAGCTCCGACCGGACGATTACCTTCCTCGACCTCAATCGCAACAGCCTGGAGGCGGCAGCACGACGCGTTCAGCCGGTCTCGGCGATTTTACGCGAGGCCGACGTCATGCAGCCTTTGTCATTTTCCGCCGGGGTGGAGTTCGATTCGATATCGCTCTTCTTTTTACTTCACTGTTTGCCCGGCCGAATGGCAGACAAAGCGCGCGCCATTGCGAATCTGGCACCCCTGGTGGCGAAGGACGGCGTTTTGTATGGCAGCACCATTTTGGGCCCGAGCGCGGAGCACAACGCCTTTGGGCGACTCTTGTTGAAGGTGTACAACGACAAAGGCATCTTCGGAAATGCGTCGGACACACGCCAAGAGCTCGAAGACGCACTGCGCGCCTCCTTCGACGACGTCGTGGTACGCCAGGAAGGGGTGGTCGCGCTCTTTACGGCTCGTAAGCCGAGGCGCATGGTTCGAGAATGA
- a CDS encoding endonuclease V — MTRGRAVRTLTRVHRAPKVCVDVDYRDDCVVAACVGFHAWTDDQAAFETKIRSESAAAAYEPGQFYRREMPYVLGLLERLDARPAIIVVDGYVTLDQGKPGFGAHLHQALSGRCAVVGVAKRPFRNATSAVAVLRGTSHQPLFVDAIGVPLDEAVDGVRAMHGAHRVPTLLKRVDRLSRS; from the coding sequence TTGACCCGAGGCCGCGCGGTGCGCACGCTCACCCGCGTGCACCGTGCTCCGAAGGTTTGCGTCGATGTCGACTACCGCGACGATTGTGTCGTCGCGGCATGCGTGGGCTTTCACGCGTGGACGGACGATCAGGCTGCATTCGAAACGAAGATCCGCTCCGAGTCGGCTGCCGCAGCCTACGAGCCGGGGCAGTTCTATCGACGGGAGATGCCCTACGTCCTAGGTTTGCTCGAGCGGCTCGATGCCCGTCCCGCGATCATCGTGGTGGACGGCTATGTGACGCTGGATCAGGGCAAACCAGGATTTGGCGCGCACCTTCACCAGGCGCTGTCGGGTCGATGTGCCGTCGTGGGGGTGGCCAAGCGCCCCTTTCGCAACGCGACGAGCGCGGTGGCCGTTTTGCGCGGTACGAGCCACCAGCCGCTGTTCGTCGACGCCATCGGGGTGCCGCTCGACGAAGCCGTCGATGGCGTTCGCGCGATGCACGGCGCCCATCGTGTGCCTACGCTCCTGAAACGGGTCGATCGGCTTTCGCGTTCGTAG
- a CDS encoding glycoside hydrolase family 88 protein has product MIVRGLSVHRTSILAFLTAFALGSFAPGCAPAASGDAAEEVEETSAAPLERAAPREGAVEAADAPLPDDLSVAIVESTMQRYTPDKLGGWSYTRGLYLWGQYLVYQRTHDARYLNYIKAWVDRFVDKDGHLDNGLSNLDSMESGNPVLALYRETRQDKYRLAAKQIRDRLKTYPRTSDGGFWHATSTSRQHQLWADGVFMVNPFLARYGQWVGEASYANDEAAKQLAVYGDHLQVANGLLKHAYDESRKQSWADPKTGLAPEHWCRAIGWYGMATIDILEILPLTHPRRADLISKLKKLVAGFKTYQDPASGRWFQVVDKGNLSGNWTETSCSAMYTYTISRAVERGYIDASYRAVSAKGYEGVLQRISIGSDGRTNVAEISIGTNVGDVAYYLARARETNDFHGLGAVLIMNEQLRRTGGDKGLGVGIDLDLDIDLGIGLGKP; this is encoded by the coding sequence ATGATCGTTCGAGGTCTCTCGGTACACCGTACGTCGATTCTCGCCTTTCTCACGGCGTTCGCGCTTGGCTCATTCGCGCCGGGGTGTGCGCCTGCAGCGTCGGGGGACGCGGCCGAGGAGGTGGAAGAAACCTCCGCCGCGCCGCTCGAACGGGCCGCGCCGCGCGAAGGAGCGGTCGAGGCGGCCGATGCTCCGCTCCCCGACGATTTGTCGGTGGCCATCGTGGAGTCGACCATGCAGCGCTACACGCCGGACAAGCTCGGGGGCTGGAGCTACACCCGTGGGCTCTACCTCTGGGGGCAATATTTGGTTTACCAGCGAACGCACGACGCGCGGTATTTGAACTACATCAAAGCGTGGGTCGATCGGTTCGTGGACAAGGACGGGCACCTCGACAACGGCTTGAGCAACCTCGATAGCATGGAGTCGGGGAACCCGGTATTGGCCCTGTACCGCGAGACGCGCCAAGACAAATACCGGCTGGCGGCCAAGCAAATCCGCGATCGGCTCAAGACGTATCCGCGCACCTCGGACGGCGGCTTCTGGCACGCCACGTCGACCTCGCGCCAGCACCAGCTCTGGGCGGACGGGGTGTTCATGGTCAATCCGTTCCTCGCGCGCTATGGCCAGTGGGTGGGCGAGGCCTCGTACGCGAACGACGAGGCGGCGAAGCAGCTCGCGGTCTACGGGGACCACCTGCAAGTGGCCAATGGGCTCTTGAAGCACGCGTACGACGAGTCGAGAAAACAGAGCTGGGCCGATCCGAAGACGGGGCTCGCGCCGGAGCACTGGTGCCGCGCCATCGGCTGGTACGGGATGGCGACCATCGACATCCTCGAAATCCTTCCGCTCACCCACCCGAGGCGCGCCGATCTCATTTCCAAGTTGAAGAAGCTGGTGGCAGGCTTCAAAACGTATCAAGACCCCGCCAGCGGGCGGTGGTTCCAGGTGGTCGACAAAGGCAACCTGTCGGGCAATTGGACGGAGACGTCCTGCTCGGCCATGTACACCTATACGATTTCGCGCGCGGTGGAGCGCGGCTACATCGACGCGAGCTACCGCGCGGTGTCGGCCAAAGGGTACGAGGGGGTCCTTCAGCGCATCTCGATTGGCAGCGACGGGCGCACCAACGTGGCGGAGATCTCGATTGGCACCAACGTGGGCGATGTCGCGTATTACCTCGCGCGGGCGCGGGAGACCAACGACTTTCACGGGCTGGGCGCCGTCCTCATCATGAACGAGCAACTGCGCCGAACCGGCGGCGACAAGGGGCTCGGGGTGGGGATCGATCTGGATCTGGACATCGACCTCGGCATCGGGCTTGGCAAGCCATGA
- a CDS encoding DUF3817 domain-containing protein — protein sequence MSALRTLRLVGLLEGVSFLVLLLVAMPLKYMAGLPIAVRIVGSLHGLLFLMFVSTLFRTATERQWPLRRSLLAFGASLVPGGTFVLDRALRRELADAVGHG from the coding sequence ATGAGCGCGCTGCGTACCCTTCGTCTCGTAGGGTTGCTGGAAGGGGTTTCCTTTCTGGTGCTCCTCCTGGTAGCGATGCCGCTGAAGTACATGGCCGGTCTGCCAATTGCGGTTCGCATCGTCGGCAGCCTCCACGGGCTTCTCTTCCTGATGTTCGTCTCGACCCTCTTCCGAACGGCCACCGAACGTCAATGGCCACTTCGTCGTTCGCTCCTGGCGTTCGGCGCGTCGCTCGTCCCCGGCGGTACGTTCGTCCTCGATCGAGCGCTGCGGCGCGAGCTCGCCGACGCGGTCGGACACGGATAG
- a CDS encoding LysR family transcriptional regulator has translation MSAKMQDAAEARWDDVRIFLAAHRHKSLGAAAAHLGLDTSTVSRRVSVLEETMGVRLFERTREGLLPTGAAERVLAAAEAMEAAHGRLTREASDVEAEAEGVVRMSVAPGMADAFVAPALPRLRARYPKIRIELDASVQPRDLTRYEADLALRSVPPQGAELLVTKIASARWIVMGSPDQVKQLGRLRRWTDAPWITWDRDLSSFGPSKWVARYASKADIVLRTSHFASQLTAADAGLGILLVPAPYGPLRKLRPVRFAEALEPDTQAWPIDTLWLVGHRALRDVPRVAVVWSFLAEEFRRVMDARSSQSYTARGGAAESEVNRGDV, from the coding sequence ATGAGCGCAAAAATGCAAGATGCCGCGGAAGCGCGATGGGACGACGTGCGCATCTTCCTCGCGGCACATCGGCACAAGAGCCTCGGGGCGGCGGCGGCGCATCTCGGCCTCGATACGTCTACGGTGAGCCGTCGCGTCTCCGTGCTCGAGGAGACGATGGGGGTGCGGCTCTTCGAGCGAACGCGCGAGGGGCTCTTGCCGACGGGGGCAGCCGAGCGCGTTCTCGCCGCGGCCGAGGCCATGGAGGCGGCCCACGGCCGGCTCACCCGCGAAGCATCCGACGTGGAGGCCGAGGCGGAGGGGGTGGTTCGCATGAGCGTGGCGCCGGGCATGGCCGACGCATTCGTCGCGCCCGCGCTCCCGCGTCTTCGCGCGCGCTATCCAAAGATCCGCATCGAGCTGGATGCGTCGGTGCAGCCGCGCGATCTCACGCGCTACGAGGCCGATCTGGCGCTTCGATCGGTGCCGCCCCAGGGGGCAGAGCTTCTGGTGACGAAGATCGCGAGCGCGCGCTGGATCGTCATGGGGTCGCCCGATCAAGTGAAGCAACTGGGGCGGCTCCGAAGGTGGACGGACGCTCCGTGGATCACCTGGGACCGCGATCTTTCGAGCTTCGGGCCCTCGAAGTGGGTCGCACGCTACGCGTCCAAAGCGGACATCGTCCTTCGCACGAGCCATTTCGCTTCGCAGCTCACGGCGGCCGATGCCGGTTTGGGGATCCTGCTCGTGCCGGCACCCTACGGGCCTCTGCGAAAGCTGCGGCCCGTTCGCTTCGCGGAGGCGCTCGAGCCAGATACACAGGCGTGGCCGATCGATACGCTCTGGCTCGTTGGGCACCGGGCGCTGCGCGATGTTCCGCGCGTGGCGGTGGTCTGGAGCTTCCTGGCCGAGGAGTTTCGAAGGGTCATGGACGCAAGGTCGTCCCAATCGTACACTGCGCGCGGAGGAGCAGCGGAGAGCGAGGTGAACCGTGGCGATGTTTGA
- a CDS encoding PKD domain-containing protein — translation MSTNLGKFAAIGFLGTLLLAGCSSDDDPSPNRKPTAKVTAEQNAKVNKDVVIDGAASSDPEKQPLTFKWKLKKQPEGSTPIKLDEAKENKVTIKPSAPGSYEVELTVSDGALTDTASVNVNVTAEGENGTPTAKIEPISSVFLVKKDVVTLDGSKSTDPDEADKASLTYKWTLKGPDTSTATLSADNVAKPTFKPDVKGDYTAKLVVTDKGQKASEPVEIKVKAAEVVARAAKDAETVAKGAELTLDGTSSGTAKGGTLTYAWTNQGTPAGELTNADKSKATFKAAAAGTYKVQLIVKDAAEESAPYVVTVTVTN, via the coding sequence ATGTCGACCAACTTAGGAAAATTTGCAGCGATTGGCTTTCTTGGAACTTTGCTTTTGGCCGGCTGCAGCAGCGATGACGATCCTTCTCCGAATCGCAAACCGACCGCTAAAGTCACGGCCGAGCAGAACGCCAAGGTGAACAAGGACGTCGTCATCGACGGCGCGGCGAGCTCGGACCCCGAGAAGCAGCCGCTGACCTTCAAATGGAAGTTGAAGAAGCAACCCGAGGGAAGCACGCCCATCAAACTGGACGAGGCAAAGGAGAACAAGGTCACGATCAAGCCCTCGGCGCCTGGATCGTACGAGGTCGAGCTCACCGTGTCCGATGGCGCGCTCACCGACACCGCCAGCGTGAATGTCAACGTCACGGCGGAGGGCGAGAATGGAACGCCTACCGCGAAAATCGAGCCGATCTCCTCGGTGTTTCTCGTCAAAAAGGACGTCGTGACCTTGGATGGAAGCAAGAGCACCGATCCGGACGAGGCGGACAAGGCCAGCTTGACCTACAAGTGGACGCTCAAGGGACCCGACACGTCGACGGCGACCTTGAGCGCAGACAACGTGGCGAAGCCGACGTTCAAGCCGGACGTCAAGGGCGATTACACGGCAAAGCTCGTGGTCACCGACAAAGGCCAGAAGGCGAGCGAGCCCGTCGAAATCAAGGTCAAAGCCGCAGAGGTGGTCGCCAGGGCAGCCAAGGACGCGGAGACGGTCGCGAAGGGCGCGGAGCTCACGCTCGATGGCACCTCCAGCGGCACGGCCAAGGGCGGCACCTTGACCTACGCCTGGACGAACCAAGGGACGCCCGCCGGCGAGCTGACGAATGCCGACAAGAGCAAGGCCACCTTCAAAGCCGCCGCGGCGGGGACCTACAAGGTGCAACTCATCGTCAAGGACGCCGCCGAGGAGAGCGCGCCGTACGTGGTCACCGTCACCGTGACCAATTAA
- the hflX gene encoding GTPase HflX, whose protein sequence is MSNPSPARPLAVLVGVQLPGVSDVDHEADLAELGRLVHTLGFEVAATVSQKRDALAAAAVLGEGKLKELADITGGKGYVPSAAKERKSKARDRWKAEAEAAGDASPDSERELDEDSDGGDENDTAPRKPTMVIVDHDITPSQARNLERATGAEVLDRTGVIVDIFHRHAHSREARLQVEIARLNYVVPRMRESAGSSERQRGRGAGEAALELDRRKVRDRIAELREELAAILKQQANRRSARRDQLRVALVGYTNAGKSSLMRALTGSEVLVADKLFATLDTTVRALHPPTKPRLLVSDTVGFIKKLPHDLVASFRSTLDEALEASLLLYVVDASDPTYEAQLDVTRSVLAEIGADAVPSMLLLNKVDRLDDDARRTLVRRHRDAIALSAHDPKDVAALRQTIIDHFEEAMIDEELIVPYAKQSHVSEIYESARVISEDYDESGARLRVRALPAAIARLRRVFAA, encoded by the coding sequence ATGTCGAATCCTTCGCCCGCTCGCCCGCTTGCCGTGCTCGTCGGTGTCCAATTGCCTGGCGTCTCCGACGTGGATCACGAGGCCGATCTCGCCGAGCTCGGACGACTGGTCCACACCCTGGGCTTCGAAGTTGCCGCGACCGTCTCGCAAAAACGCGATGCGCTCGCGGCCGCGGCCGTTCTCGGTGAAGGCAAGCTCAAAGAGCTGGCCGACATCACCGGGGGCAAAGGCTATGTGCCGTCCGCCGCCAAGGAACGGAAGTCCAAGGCGCGCGATCGCTGGAAGGCCGAGGCCGAGGCGGCCGGAGACGCAAGCCCCGACTCCGAGCGCGAGCTCGATGAAGATTCGGACGGCGGCGACGAGAACGACACCGCACCCCGAAAGCCCACGATGGTGATCGTCGATCACGACATCACCCCCAGCCAGGCGCGAAACCTCGAGCGCGCCACCGGCGCCGAGGTGCTCGACCGCACCGGCGTCATCGTGGACATCTTCCACCGGCACGCCCATAGCCGCGAGGCGCGCCTGCAAGTCGAGATCGCGCGCCTCAACTACGTGGTGCCGCGCATGCGCGAGTCGGCCGGCTCCAGCGAGCGGCAGCGCGGGCGCGGCGCAGGCGAGGCCGCCCTCGAGCTCGACCGCCGCAAGGTGCGCGACCGCATCGCCGAGCTGCGCGAGGAGCTCGCGGCGATCCTCAAGCAGCAAGCCAACCGACGCTCCGCGCGACGCGATCAGCTCCGCGTGGCGCTCGTGGGCTACACGAACGCCGGCAAATCATCGCTGATGCGCGCGCTCACCGGCAGCGAGGTGCTGGTGGCCGACAAGCTCTTTGCCACCCTCGACACCACCGTGCGCGCGCTCCACCCCCCGACCAAACCGCGCCTCTTGGTGTCCGACACCGTCGGCTTCATCAAGAAGTTGCCGCACGATCTGGTCGCCTCGTTTCGGTCCACCTTGGACGAAGCGCTCGAGGCCTCGCTCCTTCTCTACGTGGTCGACGCGTCCGATCCCACCTACGAGGCGCAGCTCGACGTCACCCGCTCCGTGCTCGCCGAAATCGGCGCCGACGCGGTGCCGAGCATGCTCCTCCTCAACAAAGTCGACCGGCTCGACGACGACGCGCGCCGTACGCTCGTTCGCCGCCACCGCGACGCCATCGCGCTCTCCGCCCACGATCCGAAGGACGTGGCGGCCCTGCGCCAGACCATCATCGACCACTTCGAAGAGGCGATGATCGATGAAGAGTTGATCGTGCCGTATGCCAAGCAGTCGCACGTCTCGGAGATCTACGAGAGCGCCCGCGTCATCTCCGAAGACTACGACGAGAGCGGTGCGCGGCTGCGCGTGCGCGCGCTGCCCGCCGCCATCGCCCGGCTGCGCCGCGTCTTCGCCGCGTGA